From one Leptospira stimsonii genomic stretch:
- a CDS encoding tautomerase family protein: MPYVNIRITKEGATQEQKARLIAGATQLLKDVLGKNPQTTFVIIDEVETDNWGIGFDQVTELRKKER; encoded by the coding sequence ATGCCGTATGTCAATATTCGGATTACGAAGGAAGGAGCCACTCAAGAACAGAAAGCGCGACTGATCGCCGGGGCAACGCAACTTCTGAAGGACGTCCTCGGAAAAAATCCGCAGACGACCTTCGTCATTATCGACGAAGTGGAAACGGACAATTGGGGAATCGGGTTTGATCAGGTGACGGAACTTAGGAAAAAGGAACGTTGA